The following proteins come from a genomic window of Desulfuromonas sp. TF:
- a CDS encoding TRAP transporter substrate-binding protein: MKVKFFGRSILTLLIVALACGTAFAADPLENFKPKFDPSSAEYTYLLSNISHPAIAGVANGYHIRDKVWERSNGRLFVDYRPLAQLGGEKDVISKLKLGAVQGMLCSSVAAANVAPQLGVVNLPFVVDSFDKLEKFRNNEKLFGEFRKSALPQGIMVADIVNYGTYGWATTVPVSSVKEAANVNFRIAEAPVNADIYKAWGLKFTVMPWPDVPQALQTGVIDGLDHTAIVCNLTKKFEIAKNFTEVNYAQGLFIHLINKSWFDKLPADLQKILMEVIEEESTKTRQATREQQDAQIAAAKANGVKFFPLSPEDKQALIQKTGPVYEKWGERIGKDYLNEMRSL, encoded by the coding sequence TCCATTTTGACGCTTCTGATTGTTGCGCTGGCTTGCGGCACAGCCTTCGCTGCCGACCCCCTCGAAAATTTCAAGCCAAAATTTGATCCCAGCTCCGCCGAGTACACCTATCTTCTTTCCAACATTTCCCATCCGGCGATTGCGGGCGTTGCCAACGGGTACCACATTCGCGACAAGGTCTGGGAGCGCAGCAACGGACGTCTCTTCGTGGATTACCGTCCCCTGGCCCAGCTCGGCGGTGAAAAAGACGTGATCAGCAAACTGAAACTGGGAGCCGTCCAGGGGATGCTCTGTTCTTCCGTGGCCGCCGCCAACGTCGCCCCCCAGCTGGGGGTCGTCAACTTACCCTTTGTCGTCGATTCCTTCGACAAACTGGAGAAGTTCCGCAATAACGAGAAACTTTTCGGCGAGTTCCGCAAGAGCGCCCTGCCCCAGGGAATCATGGTCGCCGACATCGTCAATTACGGAACTTACGGCTGGGCCACCACTGTCCCGGTCAGTTCCGTCAAAGAGGCCGCCAACGTGAATTTCCGCATCGCAGAGGCACCGGTCAATGCCGACATCTACAAGGCCTGGGGCCTTAAGTTTACCGTCATGCCCTGGCCCGATGTTCCTCAGGCCCTGCAGACTGGCGTCATTGACGGCCTCGACCACACCGCCATCGTCTGCAATCTCACCAAGAAGTTCGAGATCGCCAAGAACTTCACCGAAGTCAACTACGCTCAGGGACTCTTCATTCATCTCATCAACAAGAGCTGGTTCGACAAACTCCCCGCCGACCTGCAGAAGATCCTGATGGAGGTCATTGAGGAGGAGAGCACCAAAACCCGTCAGGCGACCCGCGAACAACAGGATGCCCAGATCGCAGCCGCCAAAGCCAATGGCGTCAAATTCTTCCCGCTCTCTCCTGAGGACAAGCAGGCGCTTATCCAGAAAACCGGCCCGGTTTA